In a genomic window of Gloeothece verrucosa PCC 7822:
- a CDS encoding CHASE2 domain-containing protein, producing the protein MAEFYLKQKGILIKLDEQGENLRIQDQTFYVFNNYSGPYTKADDSGYQILVNWRKAKFKVVSITDVMEGKVAEHNFRDRLVFVGAYAPSLKDQFLTPLSRTSEGGSPRRLHGKLLRS; encoded by the coding sequence TTGGCAGAATTTTATTTGAAGCAAAAAGGAATACTAATAAAATTAGATGAGCAAGGAGAAAATTTAAGAATTCAGGATCAAACTTTTTATGTTTTTAATAATTATTCAGGTCCTTATACTAAAGCTGACGATTCTGGCTACCAAATTTTAGTCAACTGGCGTAAAGCCAAGTTTAAAGTCGTTTCTATAACTGATGTGATGGAGGGAAAAGTTGCAGAACATAATTTCCGTGATCGCCTTGTTTTCGTGGGTGCTTACGCTCCTAGTTTGAAAGATCAGTTTTTAACACCTCTAAGTCGAACAAGCGAAGGCGGTTCCCCTCGACGACTGCATGGTAAGCTGCTACGCAGCTAG